The DNA sequence TCTTGACTTTTTCTATGCGGATTCCTGAGTTCAGGCCCGCCCCTTTTCTGTCATCTCTGTCGAGTACTGACCAATCAGCAGGCGAAGCGCTCGTCTCCATGATGGTGCCAGCGTATAAATTCACTGAATGACCCCCATGACCGCTGtgcttttatatttgaatattttaaacaaatgtgttgCATTATGATTAAATTAACATAGGTTAATAAAACATCCTTTTCTTTGCATTTCCCCTctgctctagcttgtttcctAGTCTAGCATTCTAATAAATAAACCTGACATTTTTTACTAGGAATATTGTTGGCAAAGTTCCtctattgtaagtcactttggataaaagcatctgttaaatatataaatgcaaaatatagATTTAGAGTGCACTGCATCTGATTTCGTGCCAATCCTAATCTTTACATTTCTGGATATTCAAAATTTGTAAATTTGTAGTTTTTGTTGTATATGGCTACATATTTTCACtccaaaataaatgcagttcaattactataatactataataactataatacactTAATCCTGAGTTTAACCCCCCATCCCCCTAACTGAAaccaatttaatatttaaataacaaaatattgaaAAGGGGGTCCCTGGAACTATTCAAATTGAGTGACTATAAAGTGGTATAAAATCTGTGGCATCAACTCTTTATCTTTATCCAAAAGTAACATGGCACCATGCCAAACAAAGGTTATTGACCTTGAGGTAAACACTAATCTCTTTTACACTATTTTCATGGGATATtctataaaagtgtttttttatattattattattaaaaaaacattttttttatgttccagcacatttaaagggttaaataATACACAGAAGGACAGAGAGGTCATAACTTGTCAGCTGTGTTTTTGAGAGGACAAAAGCTGATGCTGTTTAGCATTCTCCCGTGTGGAATATTTTGAACACAAGCTGACCGCTGAGGgcagaaaaactgtttttttggGGGTTGTTGATCATCATAAAGAAAATTCACAGTTGGAACTTGCAAGGTTGTCTGTGTGTTGACACAATAAGCAGAAGCTTGTGTACTTAAACTGTCATGAGGGTCAGGGCATTAAGATCTGAGAGCCACGTTACCTCACTTTACTGTAGATGAAAACAACAGAACTGATGTTATCAGTTAACTTGAAATAACACGTGACCCATAACAGCAAGTTTATTTCCTGCACATTTCCACCTCCAAACCATGACAATTGGTCTAAAAAGTGTGATGACACCAACACacttaaaacgtaaaaaaaaaaaaaaaaaaatcacagaatatAGATTATTACAAAACTACTGCATTGTTTGTTCAAATGTAAACATGATTTGttggtttaaaatattttgtgccGATTTAATAAGCTACCGTACTTTCATTGTCAGTCTATAGAAGGAAATGATACGCTGAAGTACTTCAGGAATTAATCATGATTTATGTTCTTCAAAATCGGTAATAAAAACCAATCTGGTAAGTCTGCCAAGACATTCTGACTTAGGTTCACAGGTGccgtttacatttttattagtagtagtagtagtagtatagcTACAAAATGCATaccatttattttacaattttagtttaaaagtaatcattattatttattaagtaatTATTAATGGATTATACATCTAAAATTGAAAATTATGTCAACAGTTACTcacacaagaagatattttgaagctaCATTTAGACTATGGAATTAAATGGCTACCatctactttttgttttgttaccaagattcttcaaaaaaaatcttcttttgtattcaacagaagaaagaaacacaaacatgtttgGAACAAATTGAGAGGTGAGCAAATTATGACAGGATTATCAatttgggtgatctatcccttttaATGTGCACTGCACCTTACAACAAATTAAATTCACTCGATtccaaaaaaaatcatatatctCCATCTAGTGGAGAATATACAGTATTACCACTAAGGACAGTTACACTGCCCTCAAAAAGGAGTGTTgcagtagttttttttaatatgttttcaatCAATATATTTAAGACTTACATAGCTTTACTTTTAGGTGTAGAGAAGATCAACTTCAAAATGCATAATGCCATGAGGCatgtatgtattttacacaaacaCTGATTTGCAGGCATATTTCCTTTTGTATTCAATACTTACTGTGAAAATATAATCAACCAAAAATGAGAACATGTTCATTATATGTTCTCTTGTACAGGCTCAACAAAGTGTTCACCATGGTACAGCCCAAAGTGGAGTTCGCCTTGCTGGGCAGCGGCCCATGACATCTGTAAACTGCTGAACTGAGCTGCCCAGGTCCCTTTTGGATCTACCACCACAGCCCCACCAAGACCATCCACCCGCTCCTTCATATACGTAAGAGCCAGGTCACTAGCTTCCTCTGGGGTCTTTCCTATAGAATAAAGAACAACACACACTTAGCTGAATCATACAAGTAAGTGATTTACTAATATAAATAATGCAGTGGTATAACAATATTAATAGTACACGGTATTATCATTCCAGATCTCTTGCCAGATGTATGTGAACATGTAATGCATTATAAGGAAGCAaatgttttaaaggaatagttcactctaAAAATGGTTGTTTGCtataaatttactcaccctcagactaTACAAGATATATAGGTATTTGTTTCTTCAACAGAACAGAATTGGAGAAATCGTCACctatggatcctctgtagtgaatgggtgccatatTTTGgtattctggccaaaatacaagtccataataaTGACTCAAAAAGTcaatcccctgttgtcctctcacatcaaaatccaccataTTATCCAACATATTTGTGTTGAATGATGTTAGCCTGCTTTCATATGTAAATGCtgcttaatctgtgcatatttgtCTCCTGATTTAGTCGAGacgaaagcaatattatggagatAGGATTTGTTTTCGCTGGAAGCAACGGTTTGAAGTTTAAAacgtcttaaaggggtcatatgatgcaatttcatatttttctttgtctttgaaGTGTTAAAAGCTGTTCCGTAAAGTCGGAAAGATTACAGACTCAAACCCAAAGCGATATTCTTTTAAAAGTAAACGCCTTCAAACATGCccccatgtctacatcactgtatgagaagatttgcataacgcacTGGATAGCGGGCCAATCAGAGCCCACCGCGCTTTTCAGAACGacaagctttgtaaaaatctacacgtttcagaaaggcagggcatagaggagcaacaataatgtacatcatgtggaaaacaatgtgtttttagaACCTTAAACTGCGTGAACAcaatgcattacaccaaataaacaaaataatgttcctTTTTAGCAAtgtaatatgacccctttaatgcctGATTTGTTTAATACAAGCAAACagatttttgcttcacaagatgttaattgatgtactggagttgtgtggatttcttgtggattactgtgatgtttttattagttgtttaatccctcattttgacggcacccattcactgcagaggatccaaagATGAGCATGTAATGTTTCAATGAAGAGCTAAgtttcaatgaagaaacaaactcatctacatctcggatggcctgagggtgagtaaagtgtaggcaacttttcattttaggttgaattattcctttaaatgatGTGGTTCATATGGATTGGAAGATGAAACCAAATAAATCTTATCAACACCCTGCCCATATCCACACACATAGATCAGCCTAATCAAAAACACATTTCCTGTTGTGTTTCCACACACACAAGGCAAAAGCAGACACACAGATCACCTCAACAGAAAACAATGGCTAACTCACACTACACATACTGACTGGTTAATGAGAGACCATGTTACACTGACTAAAACAGTTTTTACTCCGACTCATGAAGTGAGCAATGTTTACCTAAACAGACTTGAGCATCTTAATAAGGCCCTAGATCTCCAGTTAATGTGTAGCTGCAGTAATTCAAGCTATTTATTCACAAAAATGCTGCAAGGAATTGGTCACATAGCTTATTATGAACACATGCAAACCGTTCATATGAGCTCATGTCTATATCTTTTGCTTTTAGATCAGTATTACAATGCAGACAGATTTATGGTCCAAGATGTGACATTTATACTGTAGATGGCATGCAGCAACAATAAAACTACCGATTACAAGTGCACAGTACACAAGAAGAGAGATATCATACGGTCATATGGCTAGATTaacttttctttatataaaatgataattatGATAATGTACTATAGAAAGGGCATTATCACAACATAAACCCAGACAGCTTCATTTTGATCCCATCGTGATTCAAAGCTCTTGCAATTATGCtcagttttaaattattaatcaatAGTTATAGTTACTTTTTCTAGTAACTACTTTTTGATCTAACATGTTTAATTATAATCTAACATGTTTTGTTTTCAATCCAAATCTAGTTGTCTCTTATAACTTCCTAGTTATTCCGagcaatgtttttatttcttgctcaccatgtactgtatattaaaattaatgtcCTCCAATTAAAGTCctctaatattatttttactactTCTGGTAGTGGCTTGTTTTGAGACACTGATATTATAACTTGTGTTAGTAGGAAAAGGACAAGTAATACGGGAGACATGAAATATATTTCACTATCGCGAGACAGTGATAGAATACacaaattcaaaagtttgggttggtctcttatgcttaccaaggatgcatttatttgatcaaaaacagagggaaaacagtgatattgtgaactattattacaatttaaaataattgttttctatttgaatatattttaaaatataatttattcctgtaatgacaaagctgattttttttagcagaatctgtgatactttttttctgcattctttgatgaatagaaggttcaaaagaacagcatttatttaaaataatttttttgtagcattgtaaatgtctttactgtcacttttgatcaatttaataggTCCTTGCAGTTTAAAagtatcattttattaaaaataagattaaaaatacAACTGCTACATACAGCTGACCAGAATAAAGTATCACAGAAAGTAAAAAGCCTGATAATAAATTTGATTATTCATGGTTTAAATTAATATTctctataataaatatagtaatttattcacttgaaaaaatatttaaaaaaataagaaaaaagaacaCAAAGCTTTGTTTGTTCTTATGCTGAATAAGTTGTACTGATATTGTAACACATGCCTTGCTCCATGTGGAAGAGAATGAGTCTGGACAGCGTGACTTTCATGATGGCTTCCCCATGACCTGTGGGTGAGACTGCCCCGATATTATTATCTGCATAACCACCACATcctgaaaatcagacaaaaaaacaacaacacagatccAGAGTGAGATCTTCcctatacacacactcacactcagcaAATCGTTTGCTCCAGATGAACTTTCACCTGTTTGAGGCAAACCCTGATAATTTTCACTGCATAAAGGGAGAATAAAGCAGCTGTCGTTTTACACTTTCGCTTATTTGCTCTCTTACTGTACTAAATCAGACAATACCAGCAGAGTCTATTCTCCTGATTACCCAGCTCTGTTTCTATCACTAACTAGTGTGTATGCGTGATTCCCACAGGttaaactgtgtcctgagagaATGTGTATCTGGAGGGTGATGTGGTGTGCTGATCTGTGGTTTGAACATTAACTCAGCAGACAAGAAGCTCTCTTGAGCAGCTGGAAATTATACAGATTATTACATGTCCAAAGGTCAGAGTTCAATCCCATGTCATATATTTTAGTCAAAGTAAAGGTTAAATCttttcagtgttaaaatactttcttctaTTTCAGTTTAATACACAGAAACAGTTTTAAGTAAAGCCATTTGTAGGGTGATTTCTCTGAAAAGTGTTAACAATGGAGTACTGTAGTGAAAATTAGATCAAGGCCCTGAACAGACACTACAAAGCGGCAGGTTTGGATTTACCAACACACGGCGTGTCTCCCACGCGACCCTCCATTTTATTAATCATTCCACCAGTGGATGTGGCACAAGCAATGTTCCCGTCTTTATCCACAGCTACTGCTCCGACTGTTCCCATCTTGCCCCtgaaacacatgcatacaaaatGGATTTACAAACAAAATGTCTTATTTATTCTGGTAGCTAGTtcatcagaaagaaagaaagaaattagatAAACACTGAAACACGGCATGTGTTGCAATTTCTTAACATTTGCAAACTCATTATCGCTAGTGTGTTTAGAATCTATGAGTTTCAGAGATAAGTCATATAGGTACTTTCAATCTTTCTTTAACTATTACTGCAACTCTTTCTTCTTAGTAGGAGTTTCAGACATAAGACATCTTATGCCAAAAACAATATGTCAGCACTCTGTACCAGTTTTCATTACATAAAAGCTTTACATTTGGCATTCCACAGGGTTGGCATCTGGCTCCAGGTTCTTCTTCCAGCGCATCTTGGCATAGTCTGTGATCAATGACTCCTCAGGCACTTCTGGTACACCAATGCTTCTGGCAAACTTAGATGCACCTTCAGCTGTCAGACACAAGTGTTTGGTCTCCAGAGAGAGGACAGACATCATTCACATtactatttgattattttaaaatgtaaacggTGGTAAAATCAACTAATGATtgcattaaatgtattcataaatcATCAGATATCATATAGCCTAGTATTCCTActattaacacttttttttttaattcttccaTGGTGGTTATGTACAGTATTTGTGAAGATGTTGTGCAATTTACAATAATACCTTCTCCATGACAAGCCTGGCCAGTTGCACGGGGTTAGCAATTCTTCTGACCGCTGAAACAGCCCCACTATCTAGTGTCCTGCCGTCCATTACCATTGCATCCATTTCTACCTCCCCCTTCACATTTAGCACTGACCCCCTTCCTATGACATGAGCA is a window from the Carassius gibelio isolate Cgi1373 ecotype wild population from Czech Republic chromosome A13, carGib1.2-hapl.c, whole genome shotgun sequence genome containing:
- the asrgl1 gene encoding isoaspartyl peptidase/L-asparaginase; translated protein: MLPVVVVHGGAGHVPKERAELSTIGVKEATRTGYAILQKGGSAMDAVVEAVALMENNPRFNAGRGSVLNVKGEVEMDAMVMDGRTLDSGAVSAVRRIANPVQLARLVMEKTKHLCLTAEGASKFARSIGVPEVPEESLITDYAKMRWKKNLEPDANPVECQMGKMGTVGAVAVDKDGNIACATSTGGMINKMEGRVGDTPCVGCGGYADNNIGAVSPTGHGEAIMKVTLSRLILFHMEQGKTPEEASDLALTYMKERVDGLGGAVVVDPKGTWAAQFSSLQMSWAAAQQGELHFGLYHGEHFVEPVQENI